The genomic DNA GTCAAGACCGAGGGTATTTACCATGCTTATCATCCGATCGCTTCCGAAAAGCCTCAGCAGATCATCTTCAAACGAAAGGAAGAATACCGATGCTCCCGCATCGCCCTGACGTCCGCTTCGCCCGCGGAGCTGGTTGTCTATGCGGCGTGATTCATGACGCTCTGTTCCGATTATATACAGCCCTCCGGCCGCTTTTACTTTTTCCGCTTCAGGTTCGATCTCCGCCTTGAATTTGGCTTCTTTATCGGCAAATCTGCGCCTTGCGTCCAATATGCTTTCATCACTGGTTTCAAAATAGCTGTCGGAAAGGGTAAGAAGCTCGTCCTCCACGCCTTCCTTCCTCAGCTCGGATTTTGCCATGTATTCCGGGTTTCCGCCGAGCCGGATATCCGTTCCTCTTCCGGCCATGTTTGTCGAAATTGTCACCGCGCCGTATTTTCCGGCTTGTGCGACTATTTCAGCTTCCTTTGTGTGTTGCTTCGCGTTCAGCACATTATGCTCGATGCCTTCCTTTGAAAGCAGCTTGCTCAACACTTCGCTCTTTTCTATCGAAACGGTGCCGACAAGGACAGGCTGCCCCTTGGAGTGGGCGGCTTTGATTTCTTCAATGATTGCACGGTATTTTCCATCAACAGTTTTATATACCCTGTCTGGACGGTCGTCGCGTATCATAGGTTTGTTTGTAGGAATTTCTATTACATCCAGCGCGTATATCTCTCTGAATTCGTTTTCTTCAGTAAGAGCGGTACCGGTCATGCCAGAAAGCTTTCCGTACAGTCTGAAATAATTCTGAAATGTGATTGTGGCGAGAGTTTTTGATTCTTTTTCTACCTTAACGCCCTCTTTTGCCTCAATTGCCTGATGCAGTCCGTCGGAATATCTGCGTCCGAGCATCAATCGTCCGGTAAAGGCATCGACAATAATGACCTCGCCGTCCTTGACGACATAATCAATATCGCGTTTCATAACGCCTACGGCTTTTATCGCCTGATTTATATGATGGGAAAGCGTTGCATTTTCGGGCGAACCGAGGTTTTCTATTCCGAAATGCTTTTCTGACTTATCGATGCCCTTCTGCGTCAATACGGCTGTTCGGGCTTTTTCGTCTACGATATAATCGGCGTCGATGTCTTCGTCAGATTGCTTTGCATCAATTTCCTTGATTCTGAACTGCTTCAGCTTTTTTGCGAAAATGTCTGCCGCGCCGTAAAGCGGCGTAGAGTCGTCGCCTTCGCCTGAAATTATAAGCGGAGTGCGCGCTTCATCTATAAGTATACTGTCGACTTCATCCACTATCGCAAACGCATGTCCGCGCTGAACCATCTGGTTTTTATATACAACCATATTATCGCGCAGATAATCGAAGCCGTATTCGTTATTTGTTCCATATGTTATGTCGGCGTTGTATGCGGCTTGCTTTTCGGCGCGGTCGCCGCCGTGTACCACGAGGCCTACCGACAGCCCCAGATAGTTATATATTTTTCCCATCCATTCGCTGTCGCGTCTGGCAAGATAATCGTTCACTGTAACAATATGCACGCCTTTTTCGGTGAGCGCGTTCAGATAAGCGGGAAGCGTTGCGGCAAGCGTTTTTCCTTCGCCTGTCTTCATTTCCGCGATCCTTCCCTGATGCAGAACTATTCCGCCTATAAGCTGTACACGGAAATGCCTCATGCCGAGAACTCTGCCGGCGGCCTCGCGGACAACGGCAAAAGCGTCAGGAAGAATGTCGTCGGTAGTTTCGCCCGCGGCAAGGCGTGATTTCAATATTGCTGTCTGCTTTTTAAGCTCCGCGTCGCTCATGCTTTTATATTTGTCTGAGAGAGCTTCTATTTTATTAACAGTGGGTATTATGCGCTTTATTTCATTTTGGCTGTGAGTGCCGAATACTTTTGTGATAATGCTCATTTGTTCCTCCGGAAAATTGGATGTATAATTACACAAAATATATTATAACACCGAAAAGTTCATCCGCAAGCTAAAAATGTAAACTTTGTATAATTTTTATTAAAAGCTCCTTATTTTTTTGATTTTTACATATCATATAACTATGAAAAGATATATCGCCAAAAACAGAAGGTCGAGAAAATTTTTCGCGTATGTGCTGCTTATAACTACTGCCGCTTCAATTCTGTTTATCTATACGGAGCTGAGGCTTCGTCCTGTTGCCTCCGAATTGGCTCTTGCGCGCGCACGGAGCGTTGCAATTACGGTTATGGGCGAATCCGTGTATGAGGTGATCGACGCCGATGGAATTACATATGACGATATCATACATTTTGAGAAAGATAATAACGGACGAATCAGCGCGCTTACCACAAACATAGTAAAGCTTAATATATTGAAAAGCAAAATATCCCTTGAAATTCAAAAGCGACTCAACAATATTCAGTCACCAGAGCTTGTCATTCCGCTCGGAAGTATTCTCAACGGTGAATTCTTTTCCGGCAAAGGGCCGGGTATCAGGATAAAGCTGCTCCCTGCCGGAAGCGCCGCGGCGGAAATCACAAACGTATTCACCGAAGCCGGGATCAATCAGACGCGCCATCAGATCATGCTGCGCGTGTCGCTGTCCGTGTCTGTGATCCTTCCGACAAGCACGGTATCGACCGATGTCGTAAGCAGCGTCTGTATCGCCGAAACGGTCATAGTGGGAGAAGTGCCCGAATCCTTTACGCAAGTCATAACCTCGGATAGTACTATTCCCGGATTGATAAACGATTATAACGCAGAGGACAAACTCAATAAATGATATAACCCTGTATACCGGAGTGAAAAAAGTATAAAATACAAGTCGCCTTATAATAAGGGAAGAGCTTACTGATGAAAGAAACATTGGTTTTATGTTTGGAATAATACTATATGGAAGAAATCAAAGCTTCTGTGACTTAACCACTACCGGAATAATTAAACGAAGCACCGTAGCATCCCGAACCGCATCGCGGTTCGGGATGCTGTTTTTACGCATTGCATTGCTGACTGCGCTTATTATATAGAGTATATATGCAATCGTAATAAAGCCTGATTTCTCGTTATGTAATAAATAATTATATTATAACCTCCGAATACAACAAAATAGTTGTTGACATAAGTTGCCATTGGTGATAATATGGCAATAGTAATATGAACATATTTATTATGAAGCTTTTTCTATGCAAAGCTGCTTATAAAAAAACATTTGAATATTTCAAAAAATATTTTTAAAAAGTTGACACCTATCGGTCTGTTTTTTACGTTTATATATATAGAATCAATCGCGTCTAAATTTCAAAACTATTACGTGTAATTCTCCCACAAATAATCAAAAATGGATATTCGAATTCACAAAGCCAGATTTTGATCATACTACATGGCTTTGGGGTGGAATCATCCATAGGTCAACGGTGCGGCAGCATCAAATTATATGCTGACATCCGGATATGGTTCAAGATTGAAAAACGGAGAGAGAGGTTTTCATTCAGGAATTGATATAACAAATTCACCATATGGTAACACTCCAATTTATCCTGTGGCTGAAAGCATTATATCTGATTATGGTTTTTCTTCTTCAAGAGGTAATTACATAGTATATGAAGTAAAAAATCAACATTTA from Oscillospiraceae bacterium includes the following:
- the secA gene encoding preprotein translocase subunit SecA is translated as MSIITKVFGTHSQNEIKRIIPTVNKIEALSDKYKSMSDAELKKQTAILKSRLAAGETTDDILPDAFAVVREAAGRVLGMRHFRVQLIGGIVLHQGRIAEMKTGEGKTLAATLPAYLNALTEKGVHIVTVNDYLARRDSEWMGKIYNYLGLSVGLVVHGGDRAEKQAAYNADITYGTNNEYGFDYLRDNMVVYKNQMVQRGHAFAIVDEVDSILIDEARTPLIISGEGDDSTPLYGAADIFAKKLKQFRIKEIDAKQSDEDIDADYIVDEKARTAVLTQKGIDKSEKHFGIENLGSPENATLSHHINQAIKAVGVMKRDIDYVVKDGEVIIVDAFTGRLMLGRRYSDGLHQAIEAKEGVKVEKESKTLATITFQNYFRLYGKLSGMTGTALTEENEFREIYALDVIEIPTNKPMIRDDRPDRVYKTVDGKYRAIIEEIKAAHSKGQPVLVGTVSIEKSEVLSKLLSKEGIEHNVLNAKQHTKEAEIVAQAGKYGAVTISTNMAGRGTDIRLGGNPEYMAKSELRKEGVEDELLTLSDSYFETSDESILDARRRFADKEAKFKAEIEPEAEKVKAAGGLYIIGTERHESRRIDNQLRGRSGRQGDAGASVFFLSFEDDLLRLFGSDRMISMVNTLGLDEDTPIDAKIISNSIESAQKRLEGTNFTRRKNVLMYDDVMNQQRNIIYKQRRDVLDGANLRDTIMEMLGSLIESSVQAYCSSDVPDEWNFEALRAQFINTLTTADDFKYDQNSIGKLSKEDIVKMLTERAHKRYSEKETIFDETIGTDTFREVERMVLLRNVDSKWMDHIDAMSDLMDSIGLQAYGQRNPITEYKIEGSQMFDEMVDAIRTDTVMQLLNVMPRREIKRTQVLKVTGESHGDDSEPVKKKPAKAAAGKVGRNDPCPCGSGKKYKKCCGAGNKDSE
- the yunB gene encoding sporulation protein YunB, with the translated sequence MKRYIAKNRRSRKFFAYVLLITTAASILFIYTELRLRPVASELALARARSVAITVMGESVYEVIDADGITYDDIIHFEKDNNGRISALTTNIVKLNILKSKISLEIQKRLNNIQSPELVIPLGSILNGEFFSGKGPGIRIKLLPAGSAAAEITNVFTEAGINQTRHQIMLRVSLSVSVILPTSTVSTDVVSSVCIAETVIVGEVPESFTQVITSDSTIPGLINDYNAEDKLNK